In a single window of the Trichoderma breve strain T069 chromosome 6, whole genome shotgun sequence genome:
- a CDS encoding CHAT domain-containing protein, translated as MFVTLEHAILEQQVANGISGIIDGSKHHTTADISTIAGNNKQQETDRAEYAVAGLLPLAETTWDRDMDVVYVRQSGRPNEVAGPDGRRSWDVTIQVNKQPESTITITDPFLEAEYKDIFEDYLRNSDRQHWSLKSLELEDSGTDGVSLAEDRIHAYKEILLAQLGLLRPRVLRTGSTEVQLVVVEHYDAHEDEKSINKAGGIHCLAWELLESVRSPLMRNLRLRVTRVSDFASQPARPLGPPRSLSSIQVNPNGSFYVLLVIARDFSRFGADRDPEPDLAQWPLMNVQKKLRSRLLLEVVRPGSIEELDEHLKVRAGHGVQFNLVHFDLHGRIMDDEYGQQMPWLLFAKKPLGLSSHVNQVPQTHLAKASDVAKVLADYHVENVVLNACLSAYNRSGPSTNLAHIFLERGVHNVSAMWFYVHWQTVATYLEAFYNELLIKGTDFHVAAQRGRDAIQKNPTKRTGQPYQDFFLCVNYTRDVRRPATIHREPSPTPSAHSAESSTSNTSMKSFMSGKWRPSTPRLSDSFLIGDEPIMRLQLHLLELEYKLMTSRVVYASDLRRSGSDLNATIEKMVTMWLNTNLVDDVYYYKAKDFAKRKTLTGSVPYREKRSRASSGGYLQLLFPRPVRALRQTLHIVRDVDAVVDPGWQADDVENQRSEERRFQVVEGLRVFSEKLHRESHSYLLFIGSQDAQWYRTYLQYLQGEWWLHMPWTFTVHSRYVRDVMTEKRKQIPRTTMQ; from the exons ATGTTTGTGACTTTGGAGCACGCAATT CTGGAGCAGCAAGTAGCCAACGGTATAAGTGGCATCATCGACGGCAGCAAGCATCACACGACAGCGGACATATCCACGATTGCTGGGAACAACAAGCAGCAGGAGACGGATCGAGCAGAATATGCGGTCGCGGGATTGCTCCCCTTGGCTGAGACGACCTGGGATCGGGACATGGACGTCGTATACGTGCGGCAATCGGGTCGCCCCAACGAGGTAGCAGGACCCGATGGCAGGCGGTCATGGGATGTCACCATTCAGGTCAACAAACAACCAGAGAgtaccatcaccatcacagaTCCGTTTCTCGAGGCGGAGTATAAAGACATCTTTGAGGACTATCTCCGTAACTCGGACCGTCAGCATTGGAGCCTGAAAAGCCTGGAGCTCGAGGACAGCGGCACGGATGGCGTATCGCTGGCTGAGGATCGCATACACGCATATAAAGAGATACTGCTTGCACAGCTGGGCCTTTTGCGGCCGAGAGTGCTCCGAACGGGTAGTACCGAGGTCCAGCTCGTCGTTGTTGAACATTACGATGCCCACGAAGATGAAAAGTCCATTAACAAGGCTGGAGGCATCCACTGCCTTGCCTGGGAGCTCCTCGAATCTGTCAGGAGCCCGCTGATGCGGAACCTGCGGCTGCGAGTGACGAGGGTGAGTGACTttgccagccagccagctcgACCATTGGGGCCGCCACGGTCGTTGTCGAGCATACAGGTCAACCCCAACGGCTCGTTTTACGTGCTGCTGGTGATTGCCCGCGACTTCAGCCGGTTCGGGGCTGACCGTGACCCGGAGCCTGATTTGGCTCAGTGGCCGTTGATGAATgtgcagaagaagctgaggagccggttgctgttggaggTGGTGCGGCCGGGCAGTATagaggagctggatgagCATCTGAAGGTGAGGGCTGGGCATGGAGTGCAGTTTAACTTGGTTCACTTTGACCTTCACGGAAGGATCATGGATGATGA GTACGGCCAGCAAATGCCTTGGCTTCTGTTTGCCAAGAAGCCTCTAGGCCTCAGCTCGCACGTAAACCAAGTTCCACAGACGCATCTCGCCAAGGCATCAGACGTTGCCAAGGTGCTGGCCGACTATCATGTCGAGAACGTGGTTCTGAATGCGTGCCTCTCGGCGTACAACCGATCGGGCCCGTCAACCAACCTGGCCCACATCTTTCTCGAGCGTGGCGTCCACAACGTGTCTGCCATGTGGTTCTATGTGCACTGGCAGACCGTGGCGACTTACCTCGAAGCCTTCTACAATGAGCTACTGATTAAAGGCACCGACTTTCACGTGGCGGCGCAGCGAGGCCGGGACGCCATCCAGAAGAATCCCACGAAACGGACGGGGCAGCCGTATCAGGACTTTTTTCTGTGCGTCAACTACACCAGGGATGTTAGAAGGCCAGCTACGATTCACAGGGAGCCGAGCCCGACGCCGTCGGCGCACTCGGCCGAGTCGTCCACGTCCAATACGTcgatgaagagcttcatgAGCGGCAAGTGGAGGCCGTCGACGCCTCGGCTCAGCGACAGCTTCCTGATTGGAGACGAGCCCATCATGCGCCTGCAGCTCCACCTGCTGGAGCTCGAGTACAAGCTCATGACGTCCCGGGTGGTGTATGCCAGCGACCTGCGGAGAAGCGGATCGGACCTGAACGCGACgattgagaagatggtgacCATGTGGCTCAACACAAACCTGGTCGACGACGTGTACTATTacaaggccaaggacttTGCCAAGCGCAAGACGCTGACGGGCTCGGTGCCGTACCGCGAGAAGCGCTCGCGAGCATCGTCCGGAGGCTACCTGCAACTGCTGTTCCCGCGGCCCGTTCGGGCGCTCCGGCAGACGCTGCACATTGTGCGGGACGTGGACGCCGTGGTGGACCCCGGATGGCAGGCCGACGACGTGGAAAACCAACGGAGCGAGGAGAGACGCTTCCAGGTGGTGGAAGGGCTACGAGTGTTCTCCGAGAAACTACATAGGGAGAGCCACAGTTATCTGCTCTTTATTGGCAGTCAAGATGCGCAGTGGTACCGCACGTATCTGCAGTATCTGCAGGGCGAGTGGTGGCTGCACATGCCGTGGACATTTACGGTGCATAGTCGGTACGTCAGGGATGTGATGACGGAGAAGCGGAAGCAGATTCCGCGGACTACTATGCAGTGA
- a CDS encoding calcineurin-like phosphoesterase domain-containing protein: MATPKLRKTRIVCISDTHNCNIKLPAGDVLIHAGDLTNKGSISELSRAVKWLEEADFEAKIIVAGNHDVTLDEDFYFHHGDSFHNKIKQNPADCINLLSSSPSLTYLCHDSATIRLKSPTGPHTEFTIFGSPYSPRNGLWAFYYEAPKDHDEGTADLTSLWELIPLETDIVVTHTPPRTHCDQPEGQRSAGCEALRQALWRVRPKLAVCGHIHDGRGAERVLWDLKNKATPYAERAAMAWEDPGKGNNKISLVDLTGKAGKMPALANDGSHPGRPSYSHEDDQQTDTTTLAPAGTCSDESSDQGSSVAAQKRGGNDSNDDGVGYGGNPDESEDCDYEALAGRAGRKETCVVNAAIMKGSYPHTEGKLFSKPIVVDVFLPVWQEDDEA, from the exons atggcGACTCCAAAGCTGCGCAAGACACGAATTGTCTGCATCTCCGACACCCACAATTGCAACATCAAGCTTCCAGCCGGCGATGTTTTGATCCATGCCGGAGATCTCACCAACAAGGGAAGCATCTCAGAG CTCTCCAGAGCGGTGAAATGGCTCGAAGAGGCTGACTTTGAAGCCAAAATCATCGTGGCAG GCAACCACGATGTCACCTTGGATGAAGACTTTTACTTTCATCACGGCGACTCCTTTCACAACAAGATCAAGCAGAATCCGGCAGATTGCATCAACCTGCTCTCTTCGTCGCCATCCCTCACGTATCTCTGCCACGACTCGGCAACGATCCGTCTGAAATCACCCACGGGGCCGCACACCGAGTTTACCATCTTTGGCTCCCCGTACTCTCCTCGCAACGGACTATGGGCCTTCTACTATGAAGCCCCAAAAGACCATGACGAGGGCACTGCTGACCTCACCTCCTTGTGGGAGCTCATCCCGCTCGAGACGGACATTGTGGTGACGCACACGCCGCCACGTACGCACTGCGATCAGCCAGAGGGGCAGCGATCTGCCGGTTGTGAGGCCCTGCGACAGGCTCTCTGGAGAGTCAGACCCAAGCTAGCAGTCTGCGGTCATATCCACGACGGGCGAGGGGCGGAGCGAGTGCTCTGGGACCTCAAAAACAAAGCCACCCCCTACGCAGAGAGGGCCGCCATGGCATGGGAGGATCCCGGCAAAGGCAACAACAAGATCAGCTTGGTCGACCTCACCGGCAAGGCAGGCAAGATGCCGGCGCTCGCAAACGACGGCTCACATCCAGGCAGGCCCAGCTACAGCCATGAAGACGACCAACAAACGGACACCACGACATTGGCGCCCGCGGGGACATGTTCGGATGAATCATCAGATCAAGGCTCTAGCGTCGCTGCCCAAAAGAGAGGCGGTAACGACAGCAACGATGACGGCGTGGGCTATGGGGGCAATCCGGATGAGTCTGAGGATTGCGATTATGAGGCATTGGCGGGGAGAGCCGGCCGCAAGGAGACGTGTGTCGTGAATGCTGCGATTATGAAGGGCAGTTATCCGCATACTGAGGGGAAGCTGTTTAGCAAGCCCATTGTGGTCGATGTGTTCTTGCCAGTGTGgcaagaggacgatgaagcttGA
- a CDS encoding dnaJ domain-containing protein, with protein MSSTPPPDHYKVLGVAKDAQVAEIRLAYRKLVLKCHPDKVQDPALKAQKQEEFQKVQQAYELLTDEDERRKYDDQVKLAELKEQLRKTNVSGTPRSNSKYAEYEIRTAEPRASSYKPSTNVPPSAAKGYTYPRSYEDDVTFSPRVYQTGSSRTTRRETTYVDSRSKRESERDREAREKEKDRERRKKAEKEDAARREKEAKEAKDARREKRAKEKQRDKDIKRESEDKKKHTKATAYVVDDYSDDAPAPAPASKSDKKKSSSKKYDEKRDRSSQREDIHIVSPQPPAVRSFPEYVTSKYVEQPPRTVPAAPEPSSSWEDTHSKLKDAASYIEAARAKEGVAGPGGLKRSMTYAPRMNQPPAAPTPPPAPNQTSPFAAPDDDDVRRSAARPRRGSTESNRPRDRYSKSSREPLTEPVVMSASPNNRHAAHPAMSGSPPHLSRTHTMPADAQSYPRAVPITRSQTYNYGEATDPRGRNRTRYQSQIDEEDADSDDVRDQRARDRRHRGSRREQSVDQGYGETSRYPSGYESSRQPSYSRRAADPESDRYGYYSSGHNDARPSMPVRDSSYSASAGAAHFAKVKTSKAYGYDDIQYTNYHHSQKPREEYTYA; from the coding sequence atgAGCTCTACGCCCCCTCCGGATCACTACAAGGTTCTCGGTGTCGCCAAGGATGCGCAAGTAGCGGAAATTCGTCTGGCCTATCGCAAGCTTGTCCTCAAGTGTCACCCCGACAAGGTGCAGGACCCTGCTCTCAAGGCGCAGAAGCAGGAGGAATTCCAAAAGGTCCAGCAGGCCTACGAGCTGCTgacggacgaggatgaaCGCCGAAAGTACGACGACCAGGTGAAGCTGGCCGAGCTCAAGGAACAGCTGCGCAAGACAAATGTTAGCGGCACCCCGCGATCAAATTCAAAGTATGCCGAGTATGAAATTCGCACTGCCGAGCCTCGCGCCTCGTCTTACAAGCCGTCCACCAACGTCCCCCCATCCGCCGCCAAGGGATACACGTATCCGCGATCTTATGAAGACGATGTGACCTTCAGCCCCCGAGTTTACCAGACTGGCTCATCTCGCACCACAAGACGGGAAACCACCTACGTCGACAGCCGCTCCAAGCGCGAGAGCGAGCGAGATCGCGAAGCcagggaaaaggaaaaggaccGAGAACGCCGGAAGAAGGCCGAAAAGGAAGACGCTGCTCGTCGCgaaaaggaggccaaggaggccaaaGACGCCCGCcgggaaaagagagcaaaggagaagcagcgcGACAAGGACATCAAGCGCGAGTCtgaagacaagaagaagcacaccAAGGCTACGGCCTACGTGGTTGATGATTACAGCGATGATGCTCCcgctcccgctcccgctTCTAAAtctgacaagaagaagtcgtCGAGCAAAAAGTATGACGAGAAGCGCGATCGCTCTTCTCAGCGCGAAGACATTCACATCGTGTCTCCCCAGCCCCCAGCCGTCCGCTCCTTTCCAGAGTATGTGACCAGCAAGTATGTGGAGCAGCCTCCACGAACTGTGCCGGCCGCCCCAGAACCATCGTCTTCATGGGAAGACACCCAcagcaagctcaaggatGCTGCCTCTTATATCGAGGCGGCTCGAGCCAAAGAGGGTGTAGCTGGCCCTGGTGGCCTTAAGCGATCTATGACTTATGCGCCGCGCATGAACCAACCTCCCGCTGCTCCTACCCCCCCTCCCGCTCCTAATCAGACGTCTCCATTTGCTGCTCccgatgacgacgatgttCGTCGCTCAGCGGCGCGACCTCGCCGTGGCTCCACGGAGAGCAACCGCCCGAGAGACAGGTATAGCAAGTCGTCGAGGGAGCCCCTCACCGAGCCCGTCGTCATGAGCGCCTCTCCCAACAACCGCCATGCCGCTCACCCCGCCATGTCCGGCTCCCCTCCTCACCTGTCCAGGACACACACCATGCCTGCCGATGCGCAGAGCTACCCACGAGCTGTGCCCATCACTCGCTCCCAAACCTACAACTACGGAGAGGCAACCGACCCTCGTGGCCGCAACCGTACACGCTACCAGTCGCAAatcgacgaagaagacgccgATTCAGACGACGTCCGTGACCAACGTGCCAGAGACCGCAGGCACCGCGGCAGCAGGAGGGAACAATCCGTCGATCAAGGATATGGCGAGACTTCTCGATACCCCTCTGGATATGAGAGCAGCCGACAGCCGTCGTACAGCCGTCGCGCTGCTGATCCGGAATCAGATCGATATGGCTACTACTCTTCCGGTCACAATGATGCCCGACCTTCAATGCCAGTCCGCGACAGCAGCTATTCTGCCTCTGCAGGAGCTGCTCACTTTGCCAAGGTCAAGACGTCCAAGGCTTACGGATACGACGACATCCAGTACACCAACTACCACCACAGCCAGAAGCCACGTGAAGAATATACTTATGCATGA
- a CDS encoding major facilitator superfamily domain-containing protein, producing MASSTQIFTPPPISKSPLTSQTSDNNTQPQVDDIESQRPPAQEDTPLLSAPDESWSPPAGFVSIQLAIMTNVFLYGFDSTITAATYAVISSEFDAANSASWLTTSYLVTSAAFQPLYGRVSDIFGRRTCFFVATTFFALGCLGCGVAKSMLALNCMRAVTGIGGAGLMTMATIINSDMIPFKKRGMYQAMQNGIVGMGAICGASFGGTIADLVGWRWCFLFQIPFSIFAFGAGYFVLKNQHRGIVSEGGFGAVWKRVDFSGALLLVAAVSTQLLGMSLGGNELPWGSPWVISSLSISVVLFAAFITVEGKTTALPIIPLRMLQGAMPIATQIANICAGMSTYGYLFMLPLFFQAVLQDSATKAGARLAIPSLAMPLGGLVAGTVMSRWGKLIPLMRTGLVLMTIGQALVTSWAFSDASWKYVLYIFPSHLGTGIVYPATLFISIASHAHSDHAVSASTTYLVRSLGTVWGVSITSAIVQNTLSVRLPQVLSEVPDKWRIIDEIRHSVEALRTLPPDIQLSARLVYYDGLRLAFGATTLVAAIGVCAAFIANPANLRKTHE from the exons atggcttcatcaacccAAATATTTACACCGCCGCCTATATCAAAGTCTCCCTTAACCTCACAAACTTCTGATAACAACACTCAACCTCAAGTCGACGACATCGAAAGCCAGCGTCCCCCAGCCCAAGAAGACacgcctctcctctccgcccCCGATGAATCCTGGTCTCCCCCCGCGGGCTtcgtctccatccagctGGCCATCATGACAAACGTCTTCCTCTACGGCTTCGACAGCACAATCACCGCCGCCACTTACGCCGTCATCAGCTCCGAGTTCGATGCCGCTAACAGCGCCTCCTGGCTGACTACGTCTTACCTCGTTACCTCTGCTGCGTTCCAGCCGCTGTACGGGCGGGTGTCTGACATTTTTGGTCGAAGAACTTGCTTCTTTGTGGCCACGACGTTTTTTGCGCTGGGGTGTCTTGGGTGTGGAGTGGCGAAAAGCATGTTGGCGCTGAATTGTATGAGGGCTGTGACGGGGATTGGGGGAGCGGGACTTATGACTATGG CTACCATTATCAACTCGGACATGATACCGTTCAAGAAGAGAGGCATGTATCAAGCCATGCAGAATGGAATTGTGGGAATGGGTGCAATTTGCGGCGCTTCTTTTGGCGGCACCATTGCCGACTTGGTTGGTTGGCGCTGgtgcttcctcttccagatacccttttccatctttgcgtTTGGAGCAGGATACTTTGTCCTCAAGAATCAGCATCGTGGAATTGTCTCTGAAGGCGGTTTTGGTGCTGTGTGGAAACGAGTCGACTTCTCTGGCGCTCTTCTCCTCGTGGCAGCTGTTTCGACGCAGTTGTTGGGTATGAGTTTAGGTGGAAACGAGTTGCCTTGGGGAAGTCCCTGGGTGATTTCATCGCTTTCGATTAGTGTTGTGCTGTTTGCCGCTTTTATCACCGTCGAGGGGAAGACGACAGCGTTGCCGATTATTCCGTTGAGGATGCTTCAAGGAGCAATGCCCATCGCCACGCAAATCGCCAACATCTGCGCTGGCATGTCGACATACGGG TATCTCTTCATGCTTCCGCTCTTCTTTCAGGCCGTCCTTCAAGACTCAGCCACCAAAGCCGGCGCTCGTCTGGCTATCCCCTCGCTGGCCATGCCATTGGGTGGCTTGGTTGCTGGTACAGTCATGTCTCGCTGGGGGAAGCTGATTCCGCTCATGCGCACGGGGCTCGTACTCATGACAATCGGCCAGGCTTTGGTTACATCGTGGGCGTTTTCGGATGCCTCGTGGAAGTATGTCTTGTATATCTTTCCTTCTCACTTAGGAACAGGAATCGTGTACCCGGCAACTCTCTTTATCTCGATTGCGTCCCACGCTCATTCAG ACCACGCCGTGTCCGCTTCAACAACCTATCTCGTTCGATCTTTGGGAACTGTCTGGGGAGTGTCCATAACTTCAGCCATCGTCCAGAATACGCTCAGTGTACGCTTACCACAGGTATTGAGCGAGGTACCAGATAAATGGAGA ATTATCGACGAGATCCGACACTCGGTGGAAGCCCTGAGGACGCTTCCGCCTGATATCCAGCTCAGTGCCCGGCTGGTGTACTATGATGGACTGAGGCTCGCTTTTGGGGCAACGACTCTGGTGGCCGCCATTGGGGTGTGTGCTGCCTTTATTGCGAACCCAGCTAACCTGCGAAAGACGCACGAATAG
- a CDS encoding ankyrin repeats (3 copies) domain-containing protein: MAPMGILTAIVSAIRVCGSPSLRAFIGRAQEGGGNAEAELCSSTSRDVCELYNNGGIARVFGRPKILEVVYDPEHNFTDDKAGIYTFQEFIEKNSKKWTRIQPPESPGSPDNKEAMSDAFSQNFSPNLSLNVGIKRKPPLIFLTVAITGMVLQAGVLVFAVLTTYYLRWEKDGSHPESYACPLTITGTLLLCGGIFLCAFLVGESTKEQVFRRNPDSGDKNVPREALYWVQPGGQVLGDQVFDAFCCSDHMEPLQEYITSWKNQSKISQIVVWAAVGISVTGFVMQFVGLRAIHSAVSVAQLGAIMLMSAARAALRMQRLKPEDNFLAQCPDEVVGHELDWLAIRFGEQDFQGEPKHSSPTQDSRAYPRLLWRFRAYRTRLAQLTQSQNTETKGTGSAENFDVRLVEVRETAHCLALAIESAVNTIFSKSPEIGDKWRDALSMFWSFASEVAIVERSGTSKDPPILHTVYLKLTREELTTPWKLENKLELEGLLGLWVWSLKSDPAVEVADSQSHFTISRATEIPRQRIVSTNKNIATDLEIWLGGKIPIITKYELDPTSVQRGDPGITKWKLGDKQGKEIRFFAWHATETSRGTSPDLLSVMSAHTDSTLLSMCAQEVFGSFVASILKILDDIGDIDIQEIPSFHLENTLVTEMVKLFTETQLGSNEDALLCILPLMIPRLRLSSTENAVVAAKRIAIKQRKAGKWAQAETMLRWAWALLHEDEPTQQAAIALGELYRWAMRDNQTKEFGLRGIEWLSCQVPSRQAPSPSAHDAIVARYNDVAKRVVQHGNDLSIIRLHMFSENKDESTDEYTDEDSYGIGDSSDETDDTEDDSSEISQTEDDLSGTLLYITLPIPMTDKEKGKVLGLAAKHGWTEVVLAMLELGAEPDFKDPAHDSRTALSQAARNGRIKTMKELMDWGAFPNAQDANYRTPLSHASEMGHSYAVQILLGDQRVDPNAKDRKKFTPLLWAAKNGHEAAVKLLVEGGKVDLNGRNYNGNTPLTLAAIHGSEAIVKLLVEYGADIHRKGTAVLTSLAHAAQNGHEAVVLLLAEEGADVNARDDEGYTPLMLATLNGHAAVVELLVQKGADLEARTEDYRRWTALIHAAFGGHEAIVELLVQSGADINATDKDGRTALTYAAEKGYETIVKLLAQGGAD, encoded by the exons ATGGCACCGATGGGCATCCTGACTGCCATCGTTTCGGCGATTCGCGTGTGCGGGAGTCCGTCACTGCGTGCCTTTATTGGCAGagcacaagaaggaggagggaatGCCGAAGCAGAACTGTGCTCCTCTACGAGTCGAGATGTGTGCGAGCTCTATaacaacggcggcatcgcGCGAGTCTTTGGGCGGCCAAAGATTCTTGAGGTTGTATACGACCCCGAGCATAACTTCACAGACGATAAAGCAGGAATATATACATTTCAGGAATTTATCGAAAAAAATTCAAAGAAATGGACTCGAATTCAGCCCCCGGAATCTCCAGGATCTCCAGACAACAAAGAGGCTATGTCTGACGCGTTTTCTCAAAATTTCTCTCCAAACCTTTCTCTCAACGTGGGCATCAAGAGGAAACCTCCTCTTATTTTCTTGACAGTCGCAATAACTGGCATGGTATTGCAAGCCGGTGTTTTAGTCTTCGCAGTCCTTACGACATACTACCTTCGCTgggagaaagatggcagTCATCCTGAATCGTATGCGTGCCCTCTCACCATCACTGGAACACTTCTTTTGTGTGGCggcatttttctttgtgcATTTCTCGTCGGTGAAAGCACCAAAGAACAAGTATTTCGCAGAAACCCAGACAGCGGAGATAAGAATGTTCCGAGAGAAGCTCTATATTGGGTTCAGCCTGGGGGTCAAGTTCTTGGGGATCAAGTCTTTGACgccttttgctgcagcgACCACATGGAACCTCTGCAGGAGTACATCACTTCGTGGAAGAACCAGTCAAAGATTTCCCAGATTGTGGTGTGGGCTGCCGTTGGCATCTCTGTCACTGGCTTTGTGATGCAGTTTGTTGGACTGCGGGCCATCCATTCTGCAGTATCTGTGGCCCAGCTTGGAGCCATCATGCTCATGAGCGCCGCTCGAGCCGCGCTTCGCATGCAGCGCTTAAAACCAGAGGACAACTTTCTTGCTCAGTGCCCCGACGAGGTTGTTGGGCACGAGCTGGATTGGCTTGCCATACGTTTTGGTGAACAAGACTTTCAAGGCGAGCCAAAGCATTCATCACCAACGCAGGATTCACGAGCTTATCCACGTCTCCTTTGGAGATTCCGCG CCTACCGGACTCGCCTCGCGCAACTCACCCAGTCGCAAAACACTGAAACAAAAGGCACAGGTTCCGCAGAGAATTTCGATGTCAGATTGGTTGAGGTCCGAGAAACTGCCCATTGCCTTGCTTTGGCCATTGAGTCTGCAGTCAACACCATATTCTCGAAGAGCCCCGAAATCGGAGACAAGTGGAGAGATGCTCTGTCCATGTTCTGGAGTTTTGCTTCCGAGGTTGCAATCGTGGAACGAAGTGGTACTTCCAAAGATCCACCAATACTGCATACGGTATATTTAAAACTAACGCGCGAAGAGCTCACGACTCCCTGGAAACTTGAAAACAAATTGGAGCTGGAAGGACTTCTGGGACTATGGGTTTGGTCATTGAAGTCTGATCCAGCTGTTGAGGTAGCAGACTCACAAAGTCATTTCACTATATCCCGAGCTACTGAAATCCCAAGGCAGCGCATCGTTTCAACCAACAAAAATATAGCGACTGACCTGGAGATATGGCTCGGCGGCAAGATCCCCATTATTACAAAATACGAACTTGACCCTACTTCCGTCCAACGAGGAGACCCTGGTATCACCAAGTGGAAACTGGGCGATAAACAGGGCAAGGAAATTCGATTCTTTGCTTGGCACGCAACAGAGACGTCACGGGGCACTAGCCCTGATCTCTTAAGTGTCATGTCGGCTCATACAGACAGCACTCTTTTATCTATGTGTGCCCAGGAAGTGTTTGGGTCATTCGTCGCAAGTATTCTCAAGATTTTGGATGATATCGGGGATATCGATATCCAAGAAATTCCGTCTTTCCACTTAGAGAATACTCTGGTGACTGAGATGGTAAAATTGTTCACTGAAACGCAGCTAGGCTCGAATGAAGATGCATTGCTGTGTATCTTGCCTCTGATGATACCTCGACTAAGGTTGTCTTCCACAGAAAACGCTGTAGTAGCAGCGAAGAGAATAGCAATCAAGCAACGAAAGGCCGGCAAATGGGCGCAGGCAGAGACGATGCTACGATGGGCATGGGCG CTGCTTCACGAAGACGAACCCACTCAACAAGCAGCAATCGCATTAGGGGAGCTATACAGGTGGGCAATGCGAGATAATCAGACGAAGGAATTCGGCTTGCGTGGTATTGAGTGGCTCTCTTGTCAGGTACCCAGCCGCCAAGCACCGAGCCCTTCAGCTCATGACGCAATTGTTGCTCGTTACAATGATGTTGCAAAAAGGGTCGTCCAGCATGGAAATGATCTCAGTATCATCAGACTACATATGTTCTCTGAGAACAAAGATGAATCGACCGATGAATATACCGATGAAGACTCTTACGGTATAGGTGATTCAAGTGATGAAACCGATGATACTGAAGATGATTCAAGCGAAATTTCTCAGACCGAAGATGATCTAAGTGGAACCTTACTCTACATCACTCTGCCAATCCCAATGACagataaagaaaaaggaaaggttCTTGGCTTGGCGGCGAAGCACGGCTGGACAGAGGTGGTCCTTGCGATGCTTGAATTAGGTGCAGAGCCGGACTTCAAAGACCCAGCCCATGATTCGAGAACAGCACTGTCACAAGCGGCGAGAAATGGAAGAATCAAGACTATGAAAGAATTGATGGATTGGGGGGCATTTCCAAACGCACAAGACGCAAATTACCGGACGCCTCTGTCGCACGCTTCGGAAATGGGACATAGTTATGCTGTCCAGATATTGCTAGGAGATCAACGTGTCGACCCAAACGCTAAGGATAGGAAAAAATTCACGCCGCTGTTATGGGCAGCCAAGAATGGGCACGAAGCAGCCGTGAAGTTGCTGGTTGAGGGTGGTAAAGTTGATCTAAACGGCAGGAATTATAACGGAAACACGCCATTAACACTAGCAGCTATACATGGGAGTGAGGCAATCGTAAAGTTACTGGTTGAATACGGCGCAGACATACACAGAAAGGGTACTGCCGTACTCACGTCACTAGCTCACGCAGCTCAGAATGGACATGAGGCAgttgtgttgctgctggctgaAGAGGGCGCAGACGTGAATGCCAGGGATGACGAGGGATACACACCACTAATGCTAGCGACTTTAAATGGGCATGCGGCAGTAGTAGAGCTGCTAGTCCAAAAAGGCGCAGACTTAGAGGCAAGAACAGAAGATTATCGCAGATGGACGGCACTGATTCATGCGGCTTTTGGAGGGCATGAGGCAATCGTGGAGCTGCTGGTTCAAAGTGGCGCAGACATAAATGCAACAGATAAGGACGGACGGACGGCACTAACTTATGCGGCTGAGAAAGGATATGAGACAATTGTAAAGTTGCTGGCGCAGGGCGGCGCAGACTGA